A stretch of Colletotrichum lupini chromosome 2, complete sequence DNA encodes these proteins:
- a CDS encoding 2-Hydroxy-4-oxobutane-1 produces MANLIALEEHYVSPLLDAKKGGAPSPDTFGPVIVEKLGDIGPARLRDMADNSVAMTVLSHSPIHPDSETCKAINNDLHSKIIHHPAEYAAFAVLPMHEPAAAAAKLRRCVRNLGFVGTLTGNHLDDGSFFDTPDFYSLWQTAQDLDVPFYLHPTFPSDEESKVNFHGPYDPEIVKALGSWGWGWHSRTGLHFLRLFAAGVFDKFPKLKIVLGHMGEMLPFVLDRIIGMSARWPAPGGRERERGLREVWDENVWITTSGMFSLAPMACLLQETKVERIMFSVDYPFAGNDAGKGFMNKLKGSGLVSEDEWEGIAWRNAKGLLRLKFEPKN; encoded by the coding sequence ATGGCAAACCTCATCGCGCTCGAAGAACATTACGTTTCTCCCCTCCTCGACGCCAAGAAAGGCGGGGCCCCAAGTCCCGACACATTCGGGCCCGTCATAGTGGAAAAGCTGGGGGACATTGGCCCGGCACGTCTCCGTGATATGGCCGACAACTCCGTTGCCATGACGGTCCTCTCTCACTCACCGATTCATCCCGATTCCGAAACCTGCAAAGCCATTAATAATGATCTACATTCCAAGATCATTCACCATCCGGCTGAGTACGCCGCCTTTGCAGTCTTGCCGATGCACGAACCTGCCGCGGCCGCCGCTAAGCTCCGGCGCTGCGTCCGGAATCTAGGCTTCGTAGGCACACTCACGGGAAACCACCTCGACGACGGCAGCTTCTTCGATACACCCGACTTCTACTCTCTCTGGCAGACCGCACAGGATTTAGACGTACCCTTTTACCTCCATCCAACATTCCCATCCGATGAGGAATCCAAAGTCAACTTCCACGGCCCCTACGACCCCGAGATTGTAAAGGCGTTGGGGAGCTGGGGGTGGGGCTGGCACTCCCGAACAGGTCTCCACTTCCTCCGCCTCTTCGCTGCCGGCGTATTCGACAAATTCCCGAAGCTCAAAATCGTTCTCGGCCACATGGGCGAGATGCTCCCCTTCGTGCTGGATCGCATCATCGGTATGTCTGCGAGGTGGCCAGCACCCGGGGGTCGGGAGCGAGAGCGTGGGCTGAGAGAGGTATGGGACGAGAATGTGTGGATTACGACGAGTGGCATGTTTTCGCTGGCGCCGATGGCGTGTCTTTTGCAGGAGACAAAGGTTGAGAGAATCATGTTTAGTGTTGATTATCCGTTTGCTGGTAATGATGCGGGAAAGGGATTTATGAATAAGCTGAAGGGGAGCGGGCTTGTGAGTGAGGATGAGTGGGAGGGGATTGCGTGGAGGAATGCCAAGGGGCTTTTGAGGTTGAAGTTTGAGCCAAAGAATTGA